A window of the Mus pahari chromosome 1, PAHARI_EIJ_v1.1, whole genome shotgun sequence genome harbors these coding sequences:
- the LOC110318195 gene encoding olfactory receptor 56A4: MALSNDSEAPISEFLLICFPNYQTWQHWLSLPLSLLFLLAMGANATLLITIRMEASLHEPMYYLLSLLSLLDIVLCLTVIPKVLAIFWFDNKSIGFSACFLQMFVMNSFLTMESCTFMVMAYDRYVAICKPLQYPTVITDQFVVRAAIFIISRNALFSLPVPILSAKLKYCAQNIIKNCICTNLSVSKLSCDDITFNKLYQLVAGWTLLGSDLILIVLSYSFIFRVVLRIKAEGAVTKALSTCGSHFILILFFSTVLLVLVITNLARDWIPPDVPILLNILHHLIPPALNPIVYGVRTREIKQGIQNLLRRL; encoded by the coding sequence ATGGCATTATCCAACGATTCTGAAGCTCCCATCTCTGAATTCCTCCTCATCTGCTTCCCCAACTACCAGACCTGGCAGCATtggctgtccctgcccctcagcctcctcttcctcctggccaTGGGAGCCAATGCCACCCTTCTCATCACCATCAGGATGGAGGCCTCTCTGCATGAGCCCATGTACTACCTGCTCAGCCTTCTGTCCCTGCTGGACATTGTGCTCTGCCTCACTGTCATACCTAAGGTCCTGGCCATCTTCTGGTTTGACAATAAATCTATCGGCTTCTCTGCCTGTTTCCTCCAGATGTTTGTCATGAACAGTTTCCTGACGATGGAGTCCTGCACCTTCATGGTCATGgcttatgaccgctatgtggccatctgtaagcCTCTGCAGTACCCGACTGTCATCACTGATCAGTTTGTGGTCAGGGCTGCCATCTTCATTATAAGCCGGAATGCCCTATTTTCTCTCCCTGTTCCCATCCTTTCTGCCAAACTAAAGTACTGTGCTCAGAACATCATCAAGAACTGCATCTGCACCAACCTGTCAGTGTCCAAGCTCTCCTGTGATGACATTACCTTCAATAAACTATATCAGCTGGTAGCAGGTTGGACCCTGCTGGGTTCTGACCTCATTCTCATTGTCCTCTCCTACTCTTTTATCTTCCGTGTTGTGCTCAGGATCAAAGCAGAGGGAGCTGTGACCAAAGCCCTGAGCACATGTGGTTCTCActtcatcctcatcctcttcttcagtACAGTCTTGCTGGTGCTGGTCATCACTAATCTGGCCAGGGATTGGATTCCCCCAGATGTCCCCATCCTGCTCAACATCCTGCATCACCTCATCCCCCCTGCTCTGAATCCCATTGTTTATGGGGTAAGAACCAGGGAGATCAAGCAGGGAATCCAGAACTTGCTGAGGAGGTTGTAA